A single region of the Elizabethkingia sp. JS20170427COW genome encodes:
- a CDS encoding alpha-L-fucosidase, giving the protein MVDRTVPGKWENYVTPEQALNIPWESCITMRDSFSYVPNDNYKSSQKIIETLVKIISRGGNYLLNIAPGPNGDYDAVVYERLKEIAAWMEVNQSAVFATRAVAPYHDGDFYYTQSKDKKVLNFFHLDEKNSY; this is encoded by the coding sequence GTGGTAGATAGGACAGTGCCCGGGAAATGGGAAAATTACGTTACACCCGAGCAGGCTCTTAATATCCCTTGGGAAAGCTGTATTACCATGAGGGATTCGTTTTCATACGTTCCAAATGATAATTACAAAAGCTCTCAGAAGATTATTGAGACTTTGGTGAAAATTATTTCTCGTGGAGGAAATTACCTATTGAATATAGCACCAGGCCCAAATGGAGATTATGATGCAGTTGTATATGAACGATTAAAAGAAATTGCCGCATGGATGGAGGTTAACCAATCTGCGGTATTCGCCACTAGAGCAGTAGCTCCTTATCATGATGGAGATTTTTATTATACCCAAAGCAAGGATAAAAAAGTGTTGAATTTTTTTCATCTAGATGAAAAAAATAGCTACTAA
- a CDS encoding glycoside hydrolase family 3 N-terminal domain-containing protein has translation MRGKRVITGMMAFQALLLVAQKPLYKDPKQPVEVRVKDLLGRMTPEEKFWQCFMIPGDLDQAAKGQYHHGIFGFQVSASNKGDGVAGQILQYNASEDAVALTKKINAIQKYFVEESRLRIPIIPFDKALHGLMKEGATAFPQSIGFAASFNPRLLSQVSLAIAQETKLRGIRQILTPVVNFFT, from the coding sequence ATGAGAGGAAAAAGAGTAATTACAGGGATGATGGCTTTTCAGGCATTGCTATTGGTAGCCCAAAAACCTTTATATAAAGATCCTAAACAACCTGTCGAGGTACGGGTGAAGGATTTGTTGGGGAGGATGACTCCCGAAGAAAAATTTTGGCAATGTTTTATGATTCCTGGGGATTTGGATCAGGCTGCAAAAGGGCAATACCATCATGGGATTTTTGGATTTCAGGTGAGCGCTAGTAATAAAGGAGATGGAGTGGCAGGACAAATTTTGCAATACAATGCTAGTGAAGATGCAGTTGCTTTAACCAAAAAGATTAATGCTATTCAGAAATATTTTGTTGAAGAATCCAGATTAAGAATCCCGATTATACCTTTTGATAAAGCCTTACATGGGTTGATGAAAGAAGGAGCAACAGCTTTTCCGCAATCTATAGGGTTTGCAGCAAGTTTTAATCCTCGTTTGTTGTCCCAAGTTTCTTTAGCAATTGCTCAAGAAACCAAGCTAAGAGGAATACGCCAGATACTTACGCCAGTAGTGAATTTTTTCACCTAA
- a CDS encoding fibronectin type III-like domain-contianing protein yields the protein MKGSEVIQLYVKDLLAFVSRPIIELKGFQKVALEPGESKEVTINVPIKDLQFLNEQEQWVIEKGTYRLLIGNSSKNLPIKQNIEVL from the coding sequence ATGAAGGGAAGTGAGGTGATACAACTTTATGTGAAAGACCTTTTGGCATTTGTATCCAGACCAATTATTGAATTAAAAGGCTTTCAAAAAGTTGCTCTAGAACCTGGCGAATCCAAAGAGGTAACCATAAATGTCCCTATTAAGGATTTGCAATTTTTAAATGAGCAAGAACAGTGGGTAATTGAAAAAGGTACTTACAGATTGCTTATAGGAAATTCCTCTAAAAACTTACCAATTAAACAGAATATCGAAGTGCTGTAG
- a CDS encoding nucleoside deaminase, with translation MKVQKKIMDHHHEFMLRAIQCSKESVETGGGPFGAVIVKNGIIISEGINRVTVSKDPTAHAEVEAIRLAAKKLNNFDLSGCEIYTSCEPCPMCLSAIYWARIDKIWFANTKGDAKHIGFDDSFIYDEVVLPLEKRTIPISQMMRDQAFEIFQQWIEKKDKVEY, from the coding sequence ATGAAAGTTCAAAAAAAAATTATGGATCATCATCACGAGTTTATGCTAAGAGCAATACAATGTTCTAAAGAAAGTGTGGAAACAGGAGGAGGCCCTTTTGGTGCTGTAATAGTAAAAAATGGTATTATTATCTCCGAAGGAATTAACCGAGTAACCGTATCTAAAGATCCTACAGCCCATGCAGAAGTAGAAGCCATACGCTTGGCGGCAAAAAAACTCAATAATTTTGACCTATCGGGTTGTGAGATTTACACGTCTTGCGAACCTTGTCCTATGTGTTTGAGTGCTATCTATTGGGCAAGAATTGATAAAATATGGTTTGCGAATACCAAAGGAGATGCAAAACACATTGGTTTTGATGACTCCTTTATCTATGATGAAGTGGTATTACCCTTGGAAAAACGCACTATTCCTATCTCCCAGATGATGAGAGACCAAGCATTTGAGATTTTTCAACAATGGATAGAGAAAAAAGATAAAGTAGAATACTAA
- a CDS encoding ABC transporter ATPase: MNNEYINYPDDAMTWVYQSERFFSPEEKEIISQRITDFISQWDSHGSLVKGTFTIKHDAFIVIFADGEGSPLCGRAQSASVTLIKELEKELNLQLMDRMRQSYKDGDQVKLIKLAELKKLYQEGTINDETVVFDNTVINKKDFDSRWETPLKDSWHKRFV; encoded by the coding sequence ATGAACAACGAATATATCAACTATCCCGATGATGCCATGACTTGGGTGTACCAGTCTGAGCGTTTTTTCAGTCCCGAAGAAAAAGAAATCATCTCCCAAAGAATTACAGATTTCATTAGTCAGTGGGATTCTCATGGAAGTTTAGTAAAAGGAACTTTCACCATCAAGCACGATGCTTTTATCGTGATTTTTGCTGATGGTGAAGGAAGTCCGCTTTGTGGAAGAGCCCAATCAGCTTCTGTAACGTTGATTAAAGAACTGGAAAAAGAACTGAATCTTCAGTTAATGGATCGTATGCGTCAGTCCTACAAAGACGGCGATCAGGTGAAACTCATCAAACTGGCCGAACTGAAAAAACTGTATCAGGAAGGTACCATCAACGATGAAACGGTGGTTTTTGACAATACCGTAATTAATAAAAAAGATTTTGACAGCCGATGGGAAACTCCACTGAAAGACAGCTGGCACAAGAGATTTGTTTAA
- a CDS encoding SDR family oxidoreductase: MKIGITGASGQLGRLVIAHLSQKVSKENLVALVRNPEKVSDLGIEARAFDYDQPEQLTATLNGIDSLLLISGSEIGKRTQQHKNVVDAAKNAGVKSITYTSLLHADTSTLVLAPEHLATEEAIKASGIAFTLLRNGWYTENYTASVPGALQHGTFIGSAGEGKISSAARNDYAEAAALILAENNHQGKTLELSGDESYTLKDFAKQLSLLTNKEIPYQNLSEKDFAKALEQVGLPEPVAQVYAGFDTAASKGDLYDEGTTLSQLLGRKTTSLSEVIKNTLANH; encoded by the coding sequence ATGAAAATAGGTATTACAGGAGCAAGTGGTCAATTAGGAAGATTGGTCATTGCACATTTAAGCCAAAAAGTTTCTAAAGAAAATTTAGTAGCTTTGGTTAGAAATCCAGAAAAAGTAAGCGATTTAGGAATTGAAGCCCGGGCTTTCGACTACGATCAGCCGGAACAATTAACCGCAACGTTAAACGGAATTGATTCTTTGCTTTTGATTTCGGGAAGTGAAATCGGGAAACGTACTCAACAACACAAAAATGTAGTGGATGCAGCAAAAAATGCTGGTGTAAAAAGCATTACCTACACCAGTTTATTGCACGCCGACACTTCAACTTTGGTATTAGCACCTGAACATTTGGCTACCGAAGAAGCCATCAAAGCATCAGGAATCGCATTTACCTTACTCAGAAACGGTTGGTACACCGAAAATTATACTGCATCCGTACCCGGCGCATTGCAACACGGAACTTTTATAGGTAGTGCCGGAGAAGGTAAAATCTCTTCTGCCGCAAGAAATGACTATGCCGAAGCTGCAGCCCTAATTCTTGCAGAAAACAACCACCAGGGAAAAACTTTGGAACTTTCAGGAGATGAGTCTTATACGCTCAAAGATTTTGCGAAACAACTTTCATTATTAACCAATAAAGAAATTCCGTATCAGAATCTTTCCGAAAAAGACTTTGCCAAAGCATTGGAACAAGTAGGTCTACCAGAACCTGTTGCTCAGGTATATGCAGGTTTTGACACCGCTGCATCCAAAGGAGATTTGTATGATGAAGGAACAACCTTGTCTCAGCTTTTGGGTAGAAAAACTACTTCCTTAAGTGAAGTGATTAAAAATACATTGGCCAACCACTAA
- a CDS encoding Rrf2 family transcriptional regulator → MNNTRFATAIHIMTLLADHPEDWLGSDYIAGSININPVMVRKEIGVLTQAGLVTSRRGKEGGTQLSRPSDKITLDEIFEAVKNSEILGKKNQNPNPKCPIGRQINHQLDVLSQETENLVTSFLKNKTLAEFSHQF, encoded by the coding sequence ATGAACAATACACGATTTGCGACTGCAATACATATTATGACGCTTCTTGCCGATCATCCTGAGGATTGGTTAGGTTCCGACTATATTGCCGGAAGCATCAACATCAATCCGGTGATGGTGAGAAAGGAAATCGGAGTATTGACCCAAGCCGGTTTGGTAACCAGCAGAAGAGGAAAGGAAGGTGGAACGCAGCTCAGCAGACCGAGTGATAAAATCACCTTGGATGAGATTTTTGAGGCCGTGAAAAATTCGGAAATTTTAGGAAAGAAAAATCAGAATCCTAATCCAAAATGTCCAATTGGCCGACAAATCAATCATCAACTGGACGTACTTTCTCAGGAAACGGAAAACCTGGTAACTTCATTTCTGAAGAATAAAACCCTGGCGGAATTTAGCCATCAGTTTTAA
- a CDS encoding Txe/YoeB family addiction module toxin: MKFIFVDESWEDYLYWQKTDKKKLKRINDLLKDISRIPYEGIGKPEPLKHKYSGFRSRRIDEEHRLIYLYQEDEILIAKCRFHYD, translated from the coding sequence ATGAAATTTATTTTTGTGGACGAATCCTGGGAAGATTACCTGTATTGGCAAAAAACCGATAAGAAAAAACTGAAACGCATCAATGATTTATTGAAAGATATTTCCCGGATACCTTATGAAGGTATTGGAAAACCAGAACCACTGAAACATAAATATTCCGGATTCAGGTCCAGACGAATCGATGAAGAACATCGGCTGATTTACCTTTATCAGGAAGATGAAATCCTGATTGCCAAATGCAGATTCCATTACGATTAA
- a CDS encoding type II toxin-antitoxin system Phd/YefM family antitoxin — MLIASVSDFRKDLKSYLDKVAKNFETLIINRGKDSGIVVMSLEEYNSLMATNHELSSRKNEMRLDAAIEKLKEGKSLSKDLIED; from the coding sequence ATGTTAATTGCCAGTGTATCCGATTTCAGGAAAGATTTAAAATCCTATTTAGACAAAGTTGCCAAAAACTTTGAAACCTTGATCATTAACCGAGGGAAAGATTCGGGAATTGTGGTGATGTCTTTGGAAGAATACAATTCTCTGATGGCGACCAATCACGAACTTTCTTCAAGGAAAAATGAAATGCGTCTGGACGCCGCTATCGAAAAATTAAAAGAGGGAAAATCACTTTCCAAGGATTTAATTGAAGATTAA
- a CDS encoding DUF1826 domain-containing protein: MSSFQNLPQVKVVPDFQTLVETPFKGNTNALCWERTLDGDFEEIVHQLVLEDDITEVSVKMLTSLKLTEKGNRAREIILQDLQLLTDFGAQPSFNLLKKYERDEELDFISTDVYSYHVDRSPIASDTFLCTYFGAASDILPNHQAQQSIFIPEVQERLKALYNGPGEGFEDFLKENFFDLHYEALPNAEPINLGNGHLWRLAIDQPFSEVLPCVHRAPQENGNYRLLLIC, from the coding sequence ATGAGTAGTTTTCAGAACCTTCCACAAGTTAAAGTTGTACCCGATTTTCAGACTTTGGTGGAAACACCTTTCAAGGGAAATACCAATGCGTTGTGTTGGGAAAGGACTTTGGACGGGGATTTTGAAGAAATTGTCCACCAGCTTGTTTTGGAAGATGACATCACCGAGGTTTCTGTGAAAATGCTGACTTCCCTGAAATTGACGGAAAAGGGAAACCGTGCCCGGGAAATTATTTTACAAGACCTACAGTTGCTCACCGACTTTGGAGCTCAACCTTCCTTCAACCTGCTGAAAAAATACGAACGCGACGAGGAGCTGGATTTTATCTCCACCGATGTGTATTCGTATCATGTGGATCGTTCGCCCATTGCTTCGGATACTTTTTTGTGTACCTATTTTGGCGCTGCCAGCGATATTCTGCCCAATCATCAAGCCCAACAAAGTATTTTTATTCCGGAAGTGCAGGAAAGATTAAAAGCCTTATACAACGGACCTGGAGAAGGTTTTGAAGATTTTTTAAAAGAAAATTTTTTCGATTTGCATTATGAAGCCTTGCCCAATGCTGAACCCATCAACCTGGGGAATGGTCATCTTTGGCGATTGGCTATAGACCAACCTTTTTCCGAAGTTTTGCCTTGTGTACACCGAGCGCCACAGGAAAACGGCAACTACCGATTGTTGTTGATTTGTTAG